GGGGCCACCACCAGCACGTCCGCGCCCTCGCCGATGGCCTGCCACGCGCCCGCCTGGGCCGCGGTGGGCGCGGAGAACGCCCCCGTGAACCAGCCGCGGGTCGCGGGGGAGAAGCCGTCGAGGGCTCGGTGTGCGGAGCTGACCATGCGTCCATCCTGCACCCGGCCACTGACAATTGCTCTGACCTGCGCAGATGCGGTGTCACCCGTGCCTGGGCTGTCGGCGTTCGCCTTGCGGCGGGGCGGCGGGGCGGCGGGGCGGCGGGGCGGCGGGGCGGCGGTGGCGCGGTGGTCCGGTGGTGTGTCGCGGAGAATGGGTATGTGGCGCATTCGGGTTCTGGTTCGGGTGAGCTGGCGCGGCACTGGCGGTATGCGGAGCTGCCCGGTGTCGATCTGCTGCGGGCCCGGTATGTCCGCAAGACCTTCGTGCGGCACACCCACGAGCACTTCGTGATCGCTGCCATCGCCGAGGGGGTGGAGGTCTTTCACCACCGAGGGGCCGATCAGTACGCGGGGGCGGGGGCGCTCGCACTGGTCAACCCGGACACGCCGCACACCGGGCGGGCCGGGGTGCCGGAGGGCTGGCGGTACGGGGCCGTGTATCCGTCGCCCGACGTGGTGGCCGAGATCGCGGCCGAGACCACGACCCTTCGTGGCACCCCGGGTTTCGTCAGTCCCGTGCTGGACGATGCCTATGCCGTCGGGCTGGTGCATCAGGTGCTCCGAGCCGCTGAGGAGGGCAATGCGCTGGCCGCCGACACGCTGCTGCGGGTGGCGGTGACGCGGCTGCTGCGGCTCAACGGCGGACCGCTGCCGCAGCGGGAGGTGCGGTCGGCCGGGGCACGGATCGCCGCACGCGCGCGTGGCGTGCTGGAGGAGCGGTTGGCCGATCCGCCGACGCTGGAGGAGCTGGCCGCGGACCTGGGGACCAGCTCGTTCGCGCTGCTGCGGGCCTTCCGGGACGCGTACGGGCTGCCGCCCCATGCCTGGCTGACCGATGCCCGGGTGCGGCGGGCGCGCCGGCTGCTGGACGCGGGGATCGCACCTGCGGAGGCGGCCGTCACGGTGGGGTTCACCGACCAGCCGCACCTCAACCGCCACTTCGCCCGGATCGTCGGAGTCCCTCCAGGGGCGTACCAGCGTGAGCGCAAGAACGTACAAGACCCGCCCGGAGGGCTGCTCCTACCGTCGTGGTCGTGGCAGAACAGACAGCTCTCACGGACAGACGCGCCGACGGCGGGGGACGGCCGGACGCCGCCGTCGTACGGGACGCTCTCGGGGTCGGGATCGCCGTAGGACTCTCCGGGTTCGCCTTCGGGGTGACCTCGGCGGGCAGCGGACTCTCGGTGTGGCAGACCTGCGCGCTCAGTCTTCTCGTCTTCACGGGGGCGTCCCAGTTCGCGCTCGTCGGGGCGCTGGCGACGGGCGGCAATCCCCTGACGGCGGCCGCCGGCGCCTTTTTCCTGGGCGTGCGCAACGCCTTCTACGGACTGCGTCTGTCGCAGTCACTGGCGCTCCCGCGCGCGGTGCGCCCGTTCGCCGCCCAATGGGTGATCGACGAGACGGCGGCGGTCTCGCTCGCCCAGCCCGGAAGGCGTGCCGCGCGCATCGGCTTCGGCGTCACCGGGCTGACTCTGTACGTGCTGTGGAACCTCACCACGTTGCTGGGTGCCCTGGGCGCCGAGGCCATCGGGGACACGGACGCCTGGGGGCTCGACGCGGCCGGGCCCGCCGTCTTCCTCGCGCTGCTCGCGCCCATGCTCAAGACCACCGCCGAGCGGGCCGTCGCCGGGCTCGCGGTGCTCCTGGGGCTGGGCCTGCTGCCCGTGCTGCCCGCCGGAGTGCCCGTGCTGATGGCCGCGCTCGCCGCACCGGTCGTCCTGTACCTCGAGGGGCGGCGCCGGGCCGGTCGGGCGGCCGGTCGGGTCCACACGGGGGAGGAGGAGCGTTGAACACCTGGATCGCGATCGCCGCGACCGCTCTCGGCTGCTATGCCGTCAAGCTCGCCGGACTGCTCGTCCCCGCGGGCCTTCTCGAACGGCCGCTCGTCAGGCGGTTCGCCGCCCTGCTCCCCGTCGCCCTGCTCGCCGCCCTCAC
The sequence above is a segment of the Streptomyces asoensis genome. Coding sequences within it:
- a CDS encoding AraC family transcriptional regulator, translated to MAHSGSGSGELARHWRYAELPGVDLLRARYVRKTFVRHTHEHFVIAAIAEGVEVFHHRGADQYAGAGALALVNPDTPHTGRAGVPEGWRYGAVYPSPDVVAEIAAETTTLRGTPGFVSPVLDDAYAVGLVHQVLRAAEEGNALAADTLLRVAVTRLLRLNGGPLPQREVRSAGARIAARARGVLEERLADPPTLEELAADLGTSSFALLRAFRDAYGLPPHAWLTDARVRRARRLLDAGIAPAEAAVTVGFTDQPHLNRHFARIVGVPPGAYQRERKNVQDPPGGLLLPSWSWQNRQLSRTDAPTAGDGRTPPSYGTLSGSGSP
- a CDS encoding AzlC family ABC transporter permease, with product MAEQTALTDRRADGGGRPDAAVVRDALGVGIAVGLSGFAFGVTSAGSGLSVWQTCALSLLVFTGASQFALVGALATGGNPLTAAAGAFFLGVRNAFYGLRLSQSLALPRAVRPFAAQWVIDETAAVSLAQPGRRAARIGFGVTGLTLYVLWNLTTLLGALGAEAIGDTDAWGLDAAGPAVFLALLAPMLKTTAERAVAGLAVLLGLGLLPVLPAGVPVLMAALAAPVVLYLEGRRRAGRAAGRVHTGEEER